A single genomic interval of Petroclostridium xylanilyticum harbors:
- a CDS encoding YqzL family protein, which yields MLQNFMWNAFEKTGNIDAYLFYKEMEKINCNGIISANNIQESIHDNTPTDT from the coding sequence ATGTTACAAAACTTTATGTGGAATGCTTTTGAGAAGACGGGTAATATCGATGCCTATTTATTTTATAAAGAAATGGAAAAGATAAATTGTAATGGAATTATATCTGCAAATAACATTCAAGAGTCTATACATGACAATACACCTACAGATACGTAA
- a CDS encoding diacylglycerol kinase yields MKSRNIFDSFNYAINGIIYSIKTQRNLKIHYAAALIVLFLSLFYNFSKIELLILLFTIVIVIVTEMVNTAIEKVVDITVSSYHPLAKIAKDVAAGAVLISAVNAVIVAYILFFSKPRVISSLTGLFSKIRETPLHVAFISLLIVLILIFIIKAYFGKGTPLRGGVISGHSALAFAITASICFITESPIIITLSLLLSLMVAQSRVEGKIHSGLQVTLGAALGVAVTLFLFSLLKL; encoded by the coding sequence ATGAAAAGCAGAAATATTTTTGACAGCTTTAACTATGCCATAAATGGAATAATATACAGCATAAAAACTCAAAGAAATTTAAAAATTCATTATGCAGCGGCACTAATAGTACTATTTCTAAGTCTTTTTTATAATTTTTCAAAAATAGAATTGCTTATTCTGCTTTTTACGATTGTCATTGTTATAGTAACTGAAATGGTCAATACAGCAATAGAAAAGGTTGTCGATATTACTGTAAGTTCTTACCATCCTCTTGCTAAAATAGCAAAAGATGTAGCTGCAGGAGCGGTATTGATTTCAGCTGTAAATGCTGTTATTGTTGCCTATATCTTGTTTTTTAGCAAGCCTAGAGTTATAAGTTCTTTAACTGGTTTGTTTTCAAAAATTAGAGAAACGCCTTTACATGTAGCATTTATTTCACTATTAATTGTGTTAATTCTTATCTTTATCATAAAGGCTTATTTCGGAAAGGGTACTCCGCTGCGTGGAGGAGTGATAAGCGGGCATTCTGCTTTAGCTTTTGCAATTACGGCCAGCATCTGTTTTATTACAGAAAGTCCAATTATTATTACATTATCTTTGCTGTTAAGTTTAATGGTTGCGCAAAGCAGGGTGGAAGGTAAAATCCATAGTGGATTGCAGGTGACTCTGGGAGCGGCACTTGGAGTTGCTGTAACACTATTTCTTTTTAGTTTATTAAAACTTTAG
- a CDS encoding HD family phosphohydrolase, which produces MALKKLNPKVRLGLRDSILVHRILIGIVCFIITLFILINGTAPTKYDLKVDDPSPVDIFAPRDIVDKLTTERLRNEAESKVAPQYDFDADVTRRSQRKIYEFLSDVHLVRGMNDINLEAKVSKLKELSTIQLNDEKLATCIKMSDNELAQLQIAVLNAHTQIMDIGVEQDSLDKSLNDAKELIQKIEFSQELRDLSYSILANVLEPNKVIDEQKTLRMKQEARDSVEAKEYKKGEKIIGNGERVKPEHIQMLDELGLIKDNQKILDYRYIIGIIFITKLLFLIIIGYLYYFNPKILNDRSSLILLGLIFMLTLVIPLSFKQLPAYIIPVSAATMLIAILLDTKLAILVNFVLSILIGLLTKGDTIFICITLLSGTFAAFAVTKTYQRNKLFLAGVAISLVNALLIISFGLLSANELKAVLHEGLKGILNGLLSIVITIGTLPFWEATFNIITPLKLLELSNPNQPLLKRLLLEAPGTYHHSLMVGNLAEAATEAIGGNALLARVAAYYHDIGKLKRPYFFKENQFNDNPHDRMTANLSTLIITSHTKDGEELAKANKIPLVIREIIEQHHGTTLVAYFYHKAKKGESVELVNPEDFRYEGPKPQTKEAAVVMLADCVEAAVRSMAERTEGKIEGMVRKIIKDKLDDGQLDMCDLTLKDIDTIAKAFLKVLSGFFHERIKYPEANVKDEDVVIVEVGDG; this is translated from the coding sequence ATGGCATTAAAAAAGCTTAATCCAAAAGTGAGGCTTGGTCTGCGGGATTCTATTCTAGTGCATAGAATCTTAATTGGAATCGTGTGTTTCATCATTACGCTCTTCATCCTAATCAATGGGACAGCCCCAACGAAGTATGATTTAAAAGTTGATGATCCAAGCCCGGTGGATATCTTTGCACCAAGAGATATTGTGGACAAGCTTACTACCGAAAGGTTAAGAAATGAAGCGGAAAGTAAGGTTGCTCCACAATATGATTTTGATGCTGATGTAACCAGGCGGTCACAGAGAAAAATTTATGAGTTCTTGTCGGATGTTCATCTGGTAAGAGGGATGAACGACATCAATCTTGAAGCTAAAGTCAGTAAATTAAAGGAATTGTCGACAATTCAATTAAACGATGAAAAACTTGCAACCTGCATTAAAATGAGTGACAATGAACTTGCCCAATTGCAAATTGCAGTGCTGAATGCACATACGCAAATTATGGACATTGGTGTTGAACAGGATTCTCTTGACAAGTCATTAAACGATGCAAAAGAACTGATTCAGAAGATAGAATTCAGCCAGGAATTACGGGACTTAAGCTACAGTATTCTGGCTAATGTGTTGGAACCCAACAAAGTAATAGATGAACAAAAGACCTTACGGATGAAACAGGAGGCGCGAGATAGTGTTGAAGCAAAGGAGTATAAAAAGGGAGAAAAAATAATAGGCAACGGTGAAAGAGTTAAACCGGAACATATACAAATGCTGGATGAGCTTGGGTTAATTAAGGATAACCAGAAGATTTTAGACTACCGGTATATTATAGGAATAATTTTTATAACCAAGTTATTATTTTTAATTATTATCGGATACCTTTATTATTTTAACCCTAAAATTCTTAATGATAGGAGCAGTTTGATTTTACTTGGATTAATTTTTATGTTGACTTTGGTAATTCCTTTAAGCTTTAAACAGCTTCCTGCATATATAATCCCTGTTTCTGCTGCAACTATGCTTATAGCCATATTGTTGGATACTAAACTGGCGATACTTGTAAATTTTGTTCTTAGCATTTTAATAGGTTTGCTAACAAAAGGAGATACTATTTTTATATGCATCACTTTATTAAGCGGAACTTTTGCAGCTTTTGCCGTAACAAAAACCTACCAAAGAAATAAATTGTTTTTAGCAGGAGTTGCAATAAGCCTGGTAAATGCGTTGCTTATTATCAGTTTTGGCCTGCTAAGTGCCAATGAATTGAAAGCTGTATTGCATGAAGGGTTGAAGGGAATATTGAACGGGCTTTTGTCCATTGTTATAACGATTGGTACATTGCCTTTTTGGGAAGCAACGTTTAATATTATTACTCCGTTAAAATTATTAGAGTTGTCAAACCCTAACCAGCCTTTGCTCAAAAGGTTGTTGCTGGAAGCTCCGGGAACCTACCACCATAGTTTGATGGTGGGAAATCTTGCGGAAGCAGCTACAGAGGCCATTGGGGGTAATGCATTGCTGGCAAGGGTTGCTGCTTACTACCATGATATAGGTAAATTAAAAAGACCTTATTTCTTTAAAGAGAACCAATTTAATGATAATCCGCATGACCGGATGACAGCAAATTTGAGTACCCTGATAATTACTTCTCACACTAAAGATGGGGAGGAACTGGCAAAAGCAAACAAAATTCCTTTGGTTATAAGAGAAATTATAGAGCAGCACCACGGCACTACGCTGGTTGCCTATTTTTATCATAAGGCTAAAAAAGGTGAAAGTGTAGAATTGGTAAATCCTGAGGATTTCAGATATGAAGGGCCAAAACCCCAGACAAAGGAGGCTGCGGTCGTCATGTTGGCTGACTGCGTTGAAGCTGCCGTTAGATCTATGGCTGAACGGACTGAAGGGAAAATTGAAGGTATGGTCAGGAAGATCATTAAAGATAAATTAGATGATGGACAGCTCGATATGTGTGATTTAACCCTAAAAGACATTGATACGATTGCAAAAGCCTTTTTAAAGGTATTAAGCGGGTTCTTTCATGAAAGAATAAAATATCCTGAAGCAAACGTGAAGGATGAAGATGTCGTTATTGTAGAGGTAGGAGATGGTTAA
- a CDS encoding PhoH family protein codes for MSSITEKTLEVDRMEQIINVFGSFDENIRIIEDKFDVKVLNRGTELKIIGEENKANNAEKVLKGLLNLSARGESINEQNVRYIISLVDEGHEDKINSLGEDCICLTSRGKPIKTKTLGQKKYIDAIKKNVVVFGVGPAGTGKTYLAVAMAVTAFRNKEVNRIILTRPAVEAGEKLGFLPGDLQNKVDPYLRPLYDALYDMLGVETYQKYLERGMIEVAPLAYMRGRTLDDSFIILDEAQNTTPEQMKMFLTRIGFGSKAIITGDVTQVDLPRGKRSGLKEAIKVLKNIEGIEFSYLTDRDVVRHPLVQRIIKAYDKYDEEMENRER; via the coding sequence TTGAGCAGCATAACAGAAAAAACTCTCGAAGTAGACAGAATGGAACAAATAATCAATGTATTCGGGAGCTTTGATGAAAATATCAGGATCATAGAAGACAAGTTTGATGTGAAAGTCTTGAACCGTGGCACTGAATTGAAAATAATTGGTGAAGAAAATAAAGCAAATAACGCAGAAAAGGTTCTGAAAGGCCTGTTAAATCTCTCTGCACGGGGAGAGAGCATTAATGAACAGAATGTAAGATACATTATCTCATTGGTGGATGAAGGGCATGAAGATAAGATAAATTCTCTGGGGGAAGACTGTATATGTTTAACTTCCCGGGGTAAGCCTATAAAAACTAAAACATTAGGACAAAAGAAGTATATAGATGCCATTAAAAAGAATGTTGTCGTTTTTGGTGTTGGACCTGCCGGTACAGGGAAAACATATCTTGCAGTTGCAATGGCTGTCACGGCTTTCAGAAACAAAGAGGTAAATAGAATTATTCTTACCCGGCCTGCTGTAGAAGCAGGAGAGAAATTAGGCTTTCTTCCGGGAGATTTGCAGAATAAGGTGGACCCATATCTAAGACCGCTTTATGATGCACTATATGACATGCTTGGTGTAGAAACCTATCAAAAATATTTAGAAAGAGGAATGATAGAAGTTGCTCCTCTTGCTTATATGCGAGGCCGGACTCTTGATGATTCTTTTATCATTTTAGACGAAGCACAAAATACCACTCCTGAACAAATGAAAATGTTCCTAACAAGAATCGGATTTGGTTCAAAGGCAATTATCACAGGGGATGTAACGCAGGTTGATTTGCCCCGGGGGAAGCGGTCAGGGCTGAAAGAAGCTATTAAAGTTCTAAAAAATATAGAAGGTATTGAATTTTCTTATCTAACCGATAGAGATGTCGTAAGGCACCCTCTGGTACAGAGAATTATAAAAGCCTATGATAAGTATGATGAGGAGATGGAAAATCGTGAAAGATAA
- the yqfD gene encoding sporulation protein YqfD encodes MLLVNLFNFLRGYIVILVEGYFLEKFINICTRRGIYLWDVKKINSCTMKLKISIRGFKALRPIAYKTKCRVKILAKKGTPFILYRYRKRKTFMIGVLLFFVLLWYMTSFIWVIEVVGNENIVREEIIMYLQQCGLKVGASKIGLDTDIIENEMMLRLSQLSWIGIEIKGTKAVVEVKERKLPPEMVEKHIPCNIIASKDGVIKSMIVKSGQPVVKKGDTIEKGQLLVSGVIDSKVEGIRYIHSIASVKARTWYEKSKEVHLTRLKRIKTGNKITQVSLKFLDNKINLFLDSSIPYANYDKITYSKELSIGKDYVLPVILESNTFEEVKIEEEKIGLEDAISEAAQQLYEDTKKELASDAQILNQKADHIFVDDDTVVVKLLIESIEEVGMQEEIIKN; translated from the coding sequence ATGTTGCTGGTCAATTTATTCAATTTTTTAAGAGGGTATATCGTTATATTAGTGGAGGGATATTTTCTTGAAAAATTTATCAATATTTGTACCCGGCGGGGAATATATTTATGGGATGTTAAGAAAATAAATAGTTGTACCATGAAGTTGAAAATAAGTATAAGAGGATTTAAGGCTCTTCGACCAATTGCTTATAAAACAAAATGTAGAGTTAAAATACTTGCAAAAAAAGGAACCCCTTTTATATTGTATAGGTATAGAAAAAGAAAGACCTTTATGATTGGGGTTTTATTATTTTTTGTTCTATTATGGTACATGACGTCTTTTATATGGGTTATAGAGGTGGTAGGCAATGAAAACATAGTTAGAGAAGAAATTATCATGTATTTACAACAATGTGGCTTGAAGGTTGGAGCATCTAAAATCGGATTGGATACGGATATTATTGAAAATGAAATGATGCTGAGATTAAGTCAATTGTCCTGGATAGGTATAGAAATCAAAGGAACAAAAGCGGTTGTTGAAGTAAAAGAAAGAAAATTGCCTCCTGAAATGGTGGAAAAACACATTCCATGTAATATTATTGCTTCTAAAGATGGAGTAATAAAAAGTATGATTGTTAAAAGCGGTCAACCGGTGGTGAAGAAAGGAGATACTATAGAAAAGGGGCAGTTATTGGTGAGTGGGGTCATAGACAGCAAGGTGGAAGGGATAAGATATATTCATTCCATAGCATCCGTAAAGGCAAGGACATGGTATGAGAAATCAAAAGAGGTTCATTTAACCAGACTCAAGAGAATAAAAACAGGTAATAAAATAACACAGGTGTCATTGAAATTTTTAGATAATAAAATAAATTTATTTCTGGATAGTAGTATTCCTTATGCAAATTATGATAAAATTACATATAGTAAGGAATTAAGCATAGGAAAAGACTATGTACTTCCGGTGATACTGGAAAGCAACACTTTTGAAGAGGTGAAAATAGAAGAAGAAAAGATAGGATTAGAGGATGCAATTTCGGAAGCAGCACAGCAGTTATATGAAGATACTAAAAAGGAACTTGCTTCTGATGCTCAAATATTAAACCAAAAAGCAGACCACATATTTGTTGATGACGACACTGTAGTCGTTAAATTATTGATAGAATCCATTGAAGAAGTAGGCATGCAAGAGGAAATTATAAAAAATTAG
- the era gene encoding GTPase Era, giving the protein MVQEFKSGFIAIIGRPNVGKSTLLNSMVGEKIAIMSDKPQTTRNKILAILTEDNYQMIFMDTPGIHTPKNKLGEYMVKVAEQTLKEVDVVLFVVEADKPPRQGELEIIQELKKINTPVILIINKVDLVKKDSILLLINEYSNLFNFHSIIPVSALNSDGIHIIKGEIRKVLPVGPKFFPEDMVTDQPERQIVSEIIREKILHLLEKEVPHGIAVEVISIKNKENKNIIEIMANIYCEKDSHKGIIIGKNGEMLKKIGSLARMDIENLFGSKVFLELWVKVKDDWRNKEFYIKNFGYQ; this is encoded by the coding sequence ATGGTTCAAGAATTTAAATCAGGTTTTATAGCAATCATTGGAAGACCTAATGTAGGAAAATCTACCCTGCTGAATAGTATGGTAGGAGAAAAAATTGCAATTATGTCTGATAAGCCTCAGACTACCAGAAACAAGATATTAGCAATTCTTACAGAAGATAATTACCAGATGATATTTATGGATACCCCCGGAATACATACGCCAAAGAATAAGCTTGGTGAGTATATGGTGAAGGTAGCCGAGCAAACTTTGAAAGAAGTGGATGTAGTCCTTTTTGTTGTGGAAGCAGATAAACCGCCAAGACAGGGGGAACTGGAAATAATACAAGAGTTAAAAAAAATTAATACTCCTGTTATTTTGATAATTAATAAGGTGGATTTAGTCAAAAAAGATTCAATACTATTGTTAATCAATGAATACAGTAATTTATTTAATTTTCATTCTATTATTCCTGTGTCCGCACTTAACAGCGATGGTATTCATATAATAAAAGGGGAAATCAGAAAAGTCCTTCCTGTCGGGCCTAAATTTTTCCCGGAAGATATGGTTACTGATCAACCGGAAAGACAAATTGTTTCCGAGATCATTCGAGAAAAGATTCTACATCTTTTGGAAAAAGAAGTACCCCATGGGATAGCTGTTGAAGTTATATCAATTAAAAATAAAGAAAACAAGAATATTATAGAAATAATGGCAAATATATATTGCGAGAAAGATTCCCATAAAGGTATAATAATTGGAAAGAACGGAGAAATGCTAAAGAAAATAGGCAGTCTTGCAAGAATGGACATTGAAAATTTGTTTGGCTCAAAAGTTTTTCTTGAATTATGGGTAAAGGTAAAGGATGATTGGAGAAACAAAGAATTCTATATTAAAAATTTTGGATACCAATAA
- the cdd gene encoding cytidine deaminase yields the protein MDERKLLQLASDARNNSYSPYSKFRVGAALLTKSGKVFTGCNVENATYGATCCAERTAVYKAVSEGEKEFEAIAVRGDNDGFTFPCGICRQVIAEFSPSIKVILGDGNGNIKICSLDDLLPHAFYKEDLYNKGGS from the coding sequence ATGGATGAAAGAAAATTATTACAATTAGCTTCAGATGCACGAAATAATTCCTATTCACCTTATTCAAAATTTAGAGTAGGTGCAGCCTTGCTTACAAAAAGCGGGAAAGTTTTTACGGGATGTAACGTTGAAAATGCTACTTACGGGGCAACTTGCTGTGCTGAGCGGACCGCAGTGTACAAGGCTGTTTCCGAGGGTGAGAAAGAATTTGAAGCAATAGCAGTACGGGGGGATAATGATGGGTTCACATTTCCATGCGGCATTTGCAGGCAGGTTATTGCAGAATTCTCTCCTTCAATTAAAGTTATACTGGGTGATGGCAACGGAAATATAAAAATCTGTTCATTGGATGACTTATTACCCCATGCATTTTATAAAGAAGATTTGTATAACAAGGGAGGCAGTTAA
- the recO gene encoding DNA repair protein RecO, with the protein MSILRTQALVIKETNVGEADKIITLFARGKGKVQASARGARSPRSRLIAGTQFLCYGDFILYKGKELYRVSQSEVIENFYNIRNSIEKLSYATYFVELASEAIDEGYANNNLLKLLLNTLHMLSATNKEPRLLKIIYELRLMSIIGYAPNLIVCTNCGSNEQKMYFNSAAGGLVCTNCLPKLKSRNSLMLSEGALYAMRYILYSELNKIFSFEVSPKVQDELDAITKDFLLTHIGKEFKTLKYLENIITTTKYGH; encoded by the coding sequence GTGAGCATATTAAGAACACAAGCATTGGTAATAAAGGAAACAAATGTAGGAGAAGCTGATAAAATTATCACTTTATTTGCACGCGGCAAAGGAAAGGTCCAGGCTTCTGCCAGGGGAGCGAGGAGTCCTAGAAGCAGATTAATTGCTGGAACGCAATTTTTATGCTATGGAGATTTTATTTTATATAAAGGAAAAGAATTATACAGAGTGAGCCAAAGTGAAGTGATTGAAAATTTTTATAACATCAGAAACAGTATCGAAAAGCTATCTTATGCCACCTATTTTGTAGAACTGGCGTCTGAAGCGATTGATGAAGGATATGCAAACAACAATCTGTTGAAATTATTATTAAATACGCTGCATATGCTTTCTGCAACAAACAAAGAACCTAGACTTTTGAAAATAATTTATGAGTTAAGGTTAATGAGTATTATCGGGTATGCACCAAACCTGATCGTTTGTACAAACTGTGGGAGTAATGAACAGAAGATGTATTTTAATAGTGCAGCCGGGGGCCTTGTTTGCACGAACTGCCTGCCGAAACTTAAAAGTAGGAATAGCCTTATGTTAAGTGAAGGTGCACTTTATGCAATGCGTTATATATTATATAGCGAGCTAAATAAAATTTTCTCCTTTGAAGTATCACCCAAGGTTCAGGATGAGCTTGACGCTATTACTAAGGACTTTCTCCTTACCCACATAGGGAAGGAGTTTAAAACATTAAAATATTTAGAAAATATAATAACGACGACAAAATATGGGCACTAA
- the yqfC gene encoding sporulation protein YqfC — protein MGKKNTRNNKEKKDVKDIKEKVSDILELPREIILDVPKLIFIGNKDLSIENYKGIIEYSDKLIRVNTNSHMLKITGQKLEIKTITAEEIIIAGEISTVEFIA, from the coding sequence GTGGGAAAGAAAAATACTAGAAATAATAAAGAGAAAAAAGATGTGAAAGACATAAAAGAAAAAGTCAGCGATATATTAGAACTCCCAAGGGAAATCATTTTAGACGTCCCTAAACTGATTTTTATAGGTAATAAAGACCTTTCAATAGAAAACTATAAAGGAATTATTGAATATAGTGATAAGCTGATTAGAGTAAATACCAATTCCCATATGCTCAAGATAACCGGACAAAAACTTGAAATAAAAACCATTACAGCTGAAGAAATCATTATTGCAGGAGAAATATCGACAGTAGAGTTTATCGCTTAG
- the ybeY gene encoding rRNA maturation RNase YbeY, with protein sequence MEIIIENNQNCVLVDSDLENLIRDTIIHALEYERFNKAVEISVTLVNNEQIREINKEFRDKDSVTDVLSFPMLEFDEEYRVMHEHHIGDYNYDEDVLLLGDIVISLEKAKEQAQEYGHSFEREVGFLTAHSMLHLLGYDHEEPSKAKVMRYKEEQILQKIGLVRE encoded by the coding sequence GTGGAGATAATTATTGAAAATAATCAAAATTGTGTATTAGTAGATAGTGATTTGGAAAATTTGATTCGTGATACAATTATTCACGCACTTGAGTATGAGCGCTTTAATAAGGCCGTTGAGATAAGTGTAACTTTAGTGAATAATGAACAGATTAGAGAAATAAATAAAGAATTTAGGGATAAGGATTCAGTAACGGATGTACTTTCCTTTCCAATGTTGGAATTCGATGAGGAGTACAGGGTTATGCATGAACATCATATAGGTGATTATAACTATGATGAAGATGTACTTCTTCTTGGTGACATAGTGATTTCACTTGAAAAAGCAAAGGAGCAAGCCCAGGAGTATGGACATTCTTTTGAAAGAGAAGTAGGTTTTTTAACTGCACATTCGATGCTTCATTTACTTGGTTATGACCATGAAGAGCCCTCAAAAGCTAAGGTTATGCGTTATAAAGAGGAGCAGATATTACAGAAAATAGGCTTGGTCAGAGAATAG
- the clcA gene encoding H(+)/Cl(-) exchange transporter ClcA, producing the protein MREKNKNNISNTLFHWHNFRLTLVFEGVIVGLLSGLLVVLYRFLLEETGILSKNIYFYLTRHHWLIPVWLIILLVIGYILGILIKKEPMISGSGIPQVEGVLLRRLRMNWWKVIIGKFIGGVLSIGAGLSLGREGPSVQIGAAVGQGFSRTFKRIKIEEKYLITSGASAGLAAAFNAPLAGVIFALEEVHKNFSPLVLLSAMSASLTADFVSKKFFGLKPVFNFNRLSVLPLNFYLYLILLGIIIGICGVFFNRTLLKTQDMYAKQKWLPAQFRLLLPLLVAGFLGLLLPQVLGGGHELIVSLVEDGFTLKVLIILLVVKFLFTMLSYGSGAPGGIFLPLLVIGALTGNIYGNILVKAFHINNEYVNNFIILAMAGYFTAIVKAPITGSILITEMTGSFQHLLALSVVSITSYITADILRSQPIYESLLEKFLQRNSNNEFVGDNNQCVILEVAVYLGTVLDGKRIKDINWPQHCLLVGVKRGEKEIIPKGDTTICAGDYLIVLTNEENAAKVKEELLQMASKSIISK; encoded by the coding sequence ATGAGAGAAAAAAACAAGAATAATATTTCTAATACCCTGTTTCATTGGCATAACTTTCGTTTGACACTTGTTTTCGAAGGAGTCATAGTAGGTTTATTATCTGGCTTATTAGTGGTATTGTATCGGTTTTTACTAGAAGAAACAGGCATTTTATCAAAAAATATATATTTTTATTTAACACGCCATCATTGGCTGATTCCTGTTTGGCTTATCATCTTACTGGTAATAGGTTATATATTAGGAATACTAATCAAAAAAGAACCGATGATTAGCGGAAGTGGGATTCCGCAGGTAGAAGGGGTGTTACTGAGACGTCTTCGTATGAATTGGTGGAAAGTAATTATCGGAAAATTTATTGGCGGTGTTTTATCTATCGGCGCAGGACTATCATTGGGCAGAGAGGGTCCTTCCGTGCAAATAGGCGCTGCTGTTGGCCAAGGGTTTAGCCGTACATTTAAGAGAATAAAAATTGAGGAAAAATATCTTATTACCAGTGGAGCTAGTGCAGGATTGGCGGCTGCGTTCAATGCTCCTTTAGCAGGAGTAATTTTTGCGTTAGAGGAAGTACATAAGAATTTTTCTCCTCTGGTTTTACTTTCTGCAATGTCAGCATCCCTTACAGCAGACTTTGTTTCAAAAAAATTTTTTGGATTAAAGCCAGTTTTTAATTTTAATCGTCTTTCGGTTTTACCGTTAAACTTTTATCTATATTTAATATTGTTAGGCATTATTATTGGCATATGTGGAGTGTTTTTTAACCGGACGCTGCTTAAGACGCAAGATATGTATGCAAAGCAAAAATGGCTTCCGGCTCAATTCAGGCTGTTGCTTCCTCTATTGGTTGCAGGATTTTTAGGACTGTTGTTGCCACAAGTATTAGGCGGAGGACATGAATTAATTGTTTCTTTAGTTGAAGACGGTTTTACACTAAAAGTACTTATTATCCTGTTGGTGGTAAAATTTCTTTTTACAATGTTGAGCTATGGTTCAGGAGCTCCCGGAGGAATATTTCTGCCGTTGTTAGTCATTGGAGCTTTAACAGGAAATATATATGGAAATATACTTGTTAAAGCATTTCATATTAATAATGAATATGTGAATAATTTTATCATCCTTGCTATGGCAGGATATTTTACTGCTATTGTAAAAGCACCTATTACAGGAAGTATTCTAATAACAGAGATGACGGGTTCCTTTCAGCACTTATTGGCCTTAAGCGTTGTTTCTATTACTTCCTATATTACAGCTGATATTTTGCGCTCGCAGCCTATTTATGAATCTCTTTTAGAAAAATTTCTGCAACGCAACAGTAATAACGAATTCGTCGGCGATAATAATCAGTGTGTAATTTTGGAAGTAGCAGTATATTTAGGGACAGTTTTAGACGGCAAAAGAATAAAAGATATAAATTGGCCTCAGCATTGTTTACTGGTGGGAGTTAAAAGAGGAGAAAAAGAAATCATTCCTAAAGGTGACACTACCATTTGTGCAGGAGATTATTTAATTGTACTAACCAATGAAGAAAATGCTGCAAAAGTAAAAGAGGAATTATTGCAAATGGCATCAAAAAGCATTATATCAAAGTGA